In a single window of the Zonotrichia albicollis isolate bZonAlb1 chromosome 23, bZonAlb1.hap1, whole genome shotgun sequence genome:
- the PTGES3L gene encoding putative protein PTGES3L, with amino-acid sequence MARQPAKTLWYDRPRYVYLEFCVEDSTDVKVLIEDHRLEFSCKNADGVEFYNEINLYARVNSKDSREKRSDRSITCFMRKWKEKVAWPRITKENIKPAWLSVDFDNWRDWEGDEEVERAMVEQYAEMLEKVTEKGPPPAMDDLDDD; translated from the exons GCAACCCGCAAAGACGCTGTGGTACGACCGGCCCCGGTACGTGTACCTGGAGTTCTGTGTGGAGGACAGCACGGATGTGAAGGTGCTCATCGAGGACCACCGGCTGGAGTTCAG CTGCAAAAATGCAGACGGTGTGGAGTTCTACAACGAGATCAACCTATACGCCAGAGTCAACTCCAAG GACTCACGGGAGAAGCGCTCTGACCGCTCCATCACTTGCTTTATGAGGAAGTGGAAAGAGAAAGTGGCCTGGCCGCGCATCACCAAGGAGAACATCAAG ccagcctggctctCCGTGGACTTCGACAACTGGCGAGATTGGGAAGGGGACGAGGAGGTGGAGAGAGCCATGGTGGAACAGTACGCAGAG ATGCTGGAGAAGGTGACAGAAAAAGGCCCCCCTCCAGC